A single genomic interval of uncultured Sphaerochaeta sp. harbors:
- a CDS encoding ABC transporter substrate-binding protein yields the protein MHNRTAKHYLLFIASFLLLTFSRIGAQPVLEIGTQKQAEEIRIVSLSPNVTETLHALDAGSYLVGRSDYCNYPEEVVELPSVGTLYNPSLETLLSLEPSVVISSAFVSDDFLASVEKAGIEVVQLETQQTFQGTYELIRKIAEVVGKQSEAELIILSMQNTVRKVVNTYQNKSKPSVYMVIDFGGFDATATGDTFLGEMIELAGATNVAKSAKNWTFSKELLMAADPEILLLNPRWGESAEATIQEFTTTKPYSDLTGTIISFDADSTSRQGPRSADALKALAELIHQETN from the coding sequence ATGCACAATCGAACCGCTAAACACTATCTCCTATTCATTGCTTCTTTTCTGCTTCTTACATTCTCCCGTATTGGTGCACAACCAGTACTTGAGATTGGGACCCAGAAGCAAGCTGAGGAAATCCGTATTGTAAGTCTTTCCCCAAACGTCACCGAGACACTCCATGCCCTGGATGCAGGGTCTTACTTGGTGGGAAGAAGCGACTACTGCAATTACCCTGAAGAGGTTGTTGAGTTGCCGTCGGTAGGAACCTTGTACAACCCTAGCCTCGAAACCTTGCTTTCTCTTGAGCCTAGTGTAGTTATCAGCAGTGCTTTTGTTTCTGATGATTTTCTCGCCTCCGTGGAAAAAGCTGGTATTGAAGTAGTCCAACTTGAAACACAGCAAACCTTTCAAGGGACCTATGAGTTGATACGCAAAATAGCTGAGGTGGTGGGAAAGCAGAGTGAAGCAGAACTTATCATCCTTTCGATGCAGAATACCGTGCGGAAAGTTGTTAACACTTACCAGAACAAGAGTAAGCCCTCAGTGTACATGGTTATCGACTTCGGAGGTTTTGATGCTACCGCCACCGGCGATACCTTCCTTGGGGAGATGATAGAACTCGCAGGGGCAACAAACGTGGCAAAGAGTGCCAAGAACTGGACATTCAGCAAGGAACTTCTGATGGCAGCCGATCCTGAGATTCTCCTGCTCAATCCCCGCTGGGGAGAAAGCGCAGAAGCAACAATTCAGGAATTTACAACCACAAAGCCTTATAGCGATTTGACTGGTACAATCATAAGCTTTGATGCAGATTCTACCAGCAGGCAAGGACCAAGGAGTGCTGATGCATTGAAAGCACTTGCTGAGTTGATCCATCAGGAAACGAACTAA
- a CDS encoding iron ABC transporter permease, with translation MKKGLSATLALSSVLLMLLSLTLGPSNISLANTIAVLTGQETGGNQGYIIWQLRLPRILASFFSGAILGCAGTVFQAALRNPMADPFILGISSGASFGVALALFIGLAPLLGFPLSALLGATLTTLFIVGMALKRKSSNTTLLLTGVAVNYILSAAMTLLMFLHREQYQRILYWTLGSFSTSTYTQVIALIFTFFLLFVLLRANHQNMDMLLLDEASAHAGGLAVGKTRLVLLLAGSAASAICVSYFGVIGFIGLMAPHVTRLLVGPKHNRLLLPSSLFGGFLLLASDTVSRVMLPSGELPVGIITSLLGVPLFIYLLRKGRYRYG, from the coding sequence ATGAAAAAAGGGCTGTCTGCAACACTTGCGCTCAGCAGTGTGCTATTGATGTTGCTCTCCCTTACCTTGGGCCCTTCCAATATCTCCCTTGCGAATACAATCGCAGTACTCACAGGCCAGGAGACTGGAGGCAACCAAGGATATATCATTTGGCAGCTCCGGTTGCCGAGGATACTTGCGTCATTTTTTTCTGGTGCAATCCTTGGTTGTGCTGGTACGGTGTTCCAAGCGGCACTGCGCAATCCCATGGCCGATCCCTTTATTCTGGGCATCAGCAGTGGGGCATCCTTCGGGGTTGCCCTTGCACTGTTCATTGGGCTTGCCCCACTTCTGGGATTTCCCTTGAGTGCACTCCTTGGAGCTACCCTTACCACGCTTTTCATTGTAGGAATGGCCCTTAAGCGAAAGAGCAGTAATACGACACTTCTACTGACCGGAGTGGCGGTAAATTACATACTCAGTGCGGCGATGACACTGTTGATGTTTCTGCATCGTGAGCAATACCAACGTATTCTCTACTGGACACTTGGAAGTTTTTCCACCAGCACCTATACACAGGTCATCGCGCTTATATTCACGTTTTTCCTCCTCTTTGTGCTGTTACGGGCAAACCATCAGAACATGGATATGTTGCTCCTTGATGAGGCTTCTGCACATGCAGGGGGGTTGGCTGTTGGAAAAACCAGGCTTGTTCTTTTGCTTGCTGGTTCGGCAGCAAGTGCAATCTGTGTTTCCTATTTTGGTGTCATTGGATTTATCGGTTTGATGGCTCCACATGTAACACGATTGCTGGTTGGCCCCAAGCATAACAGGCTCCTGCTTCCTTCAAGTCTCTTCGGTGGTTTTCTTCTTCTCGCCAGTGATACTGTCTCCAGGGTTATGCTTCCCAGCGGTGAATTGCCTGTGGGTATTATCACTAGCTTACTTGGTGTTCCCCTGTTCATTTACCTGCTTCGAAAGGGACGGTACCGCTATGGATAG
- a CDS encoding ABC transporter ATP-binding protein has translation MDSLKISHLSGGYDKHQIFHELDLTLPKGKFIALTGPNGSGKSTLLKFIYKQLKPDSGAVYVDGQDIQHLKQKELATKLGFVAQNGKLDYAFTVREAVSMGRYAHGGEDDGHAIESAMDSCDILHLQHKVVTELSGGEMQRVLLARALSQDGRLLLLDEPVNHLDVRHQRAIMGLLTDLVNKGYTVICVLHDMLLVQVYSQLALVLKEGNIVSQGPTETVFNDALLNEVYQIRAHQVYDGELGRKVWLPTW, from the coding sequence ATGGATAGTCTCAAGATAAGTCACCTCAGTGGAGGGTATGACAAACACCAAATATTTCATGAGCTGGACCTTACCCTTCCCAAGGGAAAGTTCATTGCACTTACCGGCCCGAATGGAAGCGGCAAAAGCACACTCCTGAAATTCATATATAAACAGCTTAAACCCGATTCTGGTGCAGTCTATGTAGATGGTCAGGATATTCAGCACCTCAAGCAGAAAGAGCTTGCAACCAAGTTGGGTTTTGTTGCCCAGAATGGCAAGCTTGACTATGCATTCACCGTCCGTGAGGCGGTCTCCATGGGACGATATGCACATGGGGGAGAGGATGATGGGCATGCAATAGAATCTGCAATGGATTCCTGTGATATTTTGCATTTGCAGCACAAGGTAGTAACTGAGCTAAGCGGTGGAGAGATGCAACGAGTGCTGCTGGCAAGGGCATTGAGTCAGGATGGGCGACTGTTGTTACTCGATGAGCCAGTGAATCATCTCGATGTACGCCACCAGAGGGCAATAATGGGCTTGCTCACTGATCTGGTAAATAAAGGGTATACCGTCATTTGTGTACTGCATGATATGTTGCTTGTACAGGTCTACAGCCAACTTGCACTGGTCCTCAAGGAAGGGAATATTGTTTCCCAGGGACCTACTGAAACAGTATTCAATGATGCATTACTCAATGAGGTATATCAAATAAGGGCACATCAGGTATATGATGGTGAACTAGGTCGTAAGGTATGGCTACCAACATGGTAG
- a CDS encoding lysophospholipid acyltransferase family protein, giving the protein MKPLSLFLHRIYRTVVKVGLALNYDFFTWQEEDLPKGPKIFCSNHFSSSDVHFVTTLTDEPLHMVIGPAFGIPVIGSFLGWTEQIKALSKEDRRHVVDQAVSYLKKGDSIYIFPEGGLNTQEEMMPFKQGIAEMYLSYPVPIVPIGLIAPRRRVRNKISKTARREMRVVSRNYYANIGKAMEFPEALEAAKDDRVAAREMILTELRKSIDSLIVEIKTDKFWS; this is encoded by the coding sequence ATGAAACCTCTGAGCTTGTTCCTACATCGAATTTACCGTACCGTCGTCAAGGTTGGTTTGGCTCTCAATTATGACTTCTTTACTTGGCAGGAAGAAGATCTGCCCAAAGGCCCCAAAATATTCTGTTCCAACCATTTCAGTTCCAGTGATGTGCATTTTGTCACCACCCTTACTGATGAACCGTTACATATGGTCATTGGCCCTGCCTTCGGTATTCCAGTCATTGGATCCTTTCTTGGTTGGACGGAACAAATAAAAGCCCTAAGCAAGGAAGACCGCAGACATGTTGTTGACCAGGCAGTCTCTTACCTCAAGAAAGGAGATAGTATATATATCTTTCCTGAAGGGGGTTTGAACACCCAGGAAGAGATGATGCCCTTCAAGCAGGGAATTGCTGAGATGTACCTCTCCTACCCTGTTCCTATTGTTCCCATTGGCTTGATCGCACCAAGAAGAAGAGTGAGAAACAAGATCAGTAAAACGGCAAGGCGAGAAATGCGAGTCGTAAGTAGGAACTACTATGCTAATATTGGGAAGGCGATGGAATTCCCTGAGGCCTTGGAAGCAGCCAAGGATGATAGAGTCGCTGCACGAGAGATGATCCTGACTGAGCTTAGGAAATCCATTGATTCATTGATTGTCGAGATTAAGACAGATAAGTTCTGGAGTTGA